Proteins encoded within one genomic window of Prosthecobacter fusiformis:
- a CDS encoding DNA-3-methyladenine glycosylase 2 produces MKLTDANCYTALQARDARFDGVFFTGVKTTGIYCRPICPARTPAPSSCTFYPTASAAESAGFRPCLRCRPELAPGCQGSSLAEAVLRRLQERAVEGTRLEDLDQDLGLSSRQVRRLLEKEFGVTPLQVIQTQRLLLAKQLLQETSQPISEIALAAGFRSLRTFNALFKERYHLAPSACRRSTSKPKTGEGIRLRLAYRAPLAWEALMDYFRSRLVPGVEEIEGREYRRTVALGQASGWMRVWPHETEAVLIVEVSPSLTRHLGAVQSRVRRMFDLDARPDAILEVLGSDPLLAPVFHHFPGLRVGGAWDSFELAVRAVLGQQITVTAATTLSGRLAARTGTAIETPFKNLHRLAITAEALEKLSVDDLCNLGLVRARASALIHLAASALKGGLEFPPGLDHEAAVARLIELPGVGPWTAHYIAMRALRFPDAFPAADLGLRKAIGNGELIPTKQAELRSEPWRPWRAYAAAALWKSLSPLTP; encoded by the coding sequence ATGAAACTGACCGACGCCAACTGCTACACCGCCCTCCAGGCGCGGGATGCACGGTTTGATGGCGTCTTCTTCACGGGTGTCAAAACCACCGGCATTTATTGCCGCCCCATCTGCCCGGCCCGCACCCCAGCCCCCAGTTCCTGCACCTTTTACCCCACCGCCAGCGCGGCAGAATCCGCAGGCTTCCGCCCCTGCCTGCGCTGCCGTCCGGAACTCGCCCCCGGCTGCCAGGGCAGTTCCCTGGCGGAGGCCGTCCTCCGTCGCCTTCAGGAACGTGCGGTCGAAGGCACCCGCCTCGAAGATCTGGACCAGGATCTCGGCCTCAGTTCCCGCCAGGTACGCCGCCTTCTCGAAAAAGAATTTGGAGTCACCCCGCTCCAGGTCATCCAGACCCAGCGCCTGCTCCTGGCCAAGCAGCTTCTCCAGGAAACCTCCCAGCCGATCAGCGAGATTGCCCTGGCCGCTGGCTTCCGCAGCCTGCGCACCTTCAACGCCCTCTTTAAAGAGCGCTACCACCTCGCCCCCAGTGCCTGTCGCCGTTCCACCAGCAAACCCAAAACGGGCGAAGGTATCCGCCTGCGCCTGGCCTACCGCGCCCCCTTGGCCTGGGAGGCCCTCATGGATTATTTCCGCAGCCGTCTGGTTCCCGGCGTGGAGGAAATCGAAGGCCGTGAATACCGTCGCACCGTGGCTCTCGGGCAGGCCAGTGGCTGGATGCGCGTCTGGCCCCATGAAACGGAAGCCGTTTTGATCGTCGAAGTCTCCCCTTCCCTCACCCGTCATCTCGGCGCGGTACAATCAAGAGTTAGGCGCATGTTTGACCTCGATGCCCGGCCCGATGCCATCCTGGAAGTGCTCGGCTCAGATCCCCTTCTTGCGCCCGTTTTTCATCACTTCCCCGGCCTCCGTGTCGGTGGGGCCTGGGACAGCTTTGAACTGGCCGTCCGCGCCGTGCTCGGCCAGCAGATCACCGTGACCGCCGCCACCACGCTCTCTGGCAGGCTCGCCGCTCGCACAGGTACCGCCATTGAGACACCCTTTAAAAATCTGCACCGTCTGGCGATCACGGCCGAGGCCTTGGAAAAACTGAGTGTGGATGACCTTTGCAATCTCGGGCTCGTTCGTGCCCGTGCCTCAGCCCTCATTCATCTGGCCGCTTCCGCGCTCAAAGGCGGACTCGAGTTTCCTCCCGGTCTGGACCACGAGGCCGCAGTCGCACGCCTCATTGAGCTGCCCGGCGTCGGCCCCTGGACCGCTCATTACATCGCCATGCGTGCGCTCCGTTTTCCCGATGCCTTTCCTGCCGCTGATCTTGGTCTGCGCAAGGCCATCGGCAATGGCGAGCTCATCCCCACCAAGCAGGCCGAGTTGCGTTCAGAGCCTTGGCGTCCTTGGCGCGCCTATGCTGCCGCCGCCCTTTGGAAAAGCCTCTCCCCACTCACCCCATGA
- a CDS encoding methylated-DNA--[protein]-cysteine S-methyltransferase: MTPVRYFTQTSSPIGPITLVATDAGLSGLYLEGQRHWPRDAETWKREDDGTRFDPVLTALARYFMGKSFHFDLPLDFVTGTPFQQQVWQALKLIPAGQTWTYSQLAAHVNAPAAVRAVGAAVGRNPLSIIIPCHRVIGGNGSLTGYAGGLERKRWLLAHEGWELPVMTP, from the coding sequence ATGACACCCGTCCGTTACTTCACCCAGACCTCCTCGCCCATCGGCCCCATCACGCTCGTCGCTACCGATGCCGGACTCTCCGGCCTTTATCTTGAAGGCCAGCGCCACTGGCCTCGTGATGCGGAAACCTGGAAGCGCGAGGACGATGGCACCCGCTTTGATCCCGTCCTCACAGCCCTCGCCCGCTACTTCATGGGCAAGTCATTTCATTTCGATCTCCCGCTGGATTTCGTCACCGGCACCCCGTTCCAGCAGCAGGTGTGGCAGGCACTCAAACTCATCCCTGCCGGACAAACTTGGACCTACTCGCAGCTTGCTGCCCACGTCAATGCCCCCGCCGCTGTTCGCGCAGTGGGTGCCGCTGTGGGCCGCAACCCACTCTCCATCATCATCCCCTGCCATCGTGTCATCGGCGGCAACGGCTCACTTACGGGCTACGCCGGAGGCCTCGAACGCAAGCGGTGGCTGCTGGCTCACGAAGGCTGGGAACTGCCCGTCATGACTCCTTAG